A genomic segment from Lentisphaerota bacterium encodes:
- a CDS encoding DUF4340 domain-containing protein — protein sequence MARIRTIGMLLVAVGVSLIVLRLVDPPDRRRWTAADAGPSGRLIPTRFGEVDSLVVERDGYRLELQRAGAQWNLVQPVTTGADSAEVMRFLDLLERAPLLDRLPPHDIRRRNLTMGDFGLAPPAGRVVVQGPQFRAEAAFGAPTPSGHEVYAVVDRSGDVVCVTDRRIFNAFPSSLEHWRDRTLLRKPFGKVTALEVRRPGVPYIKVVREGDLWQLVQPLSGRAANRAVEDAIEALQAVRIERFILAEGETNGLDRASGVLRSRLVFYGLDTETAVQVQVWENGNPVGARIRFGREVDGNSGLVYALTPDDNSIVAVSNTVLTSLPAGVEAIRSRRLFDRSPAALRRLIIQYADETVELNRQASGLAGLWRLKAPVQGEADGPTVEEVVTRFLALQAERLVDPDVNAVAITNEPLCRMEFAFSDGSTQRVSVAQSVRETGCYDLTLPPVPMVFVVAASNLPPQIIGSVGVLELVDRTILALPVQTIRRITVKGPGRQEFVERKGGDGDGQWVAGTGTADAEALKTWAALVSQWRAESVVRLGAGAQDVAAFGMSEPWMELTVDVASDEALRRSVRVGRVAANGGRYVSVLGHDVIYQIASNVVTLLESRLTRE from the coding sequence GTGGCGAGAATCCGGACAATCGGTATGCTGCTCGTGGCGGTCGGCGTCTCGCTGATCGTTTTGCGGCTTGTCGATCCACCCGATCGGAGGCGATGGACGGCGGCAGACGCCGGACCGTCTGGACGGCTGATTCCGACGCGGTTTGGCGAGGTGGATTCGCTGGTCGTGGAGCGTGACGGTTATCGTCTCGAGCTTCAGCGGGCCGGTGCGCAGTGGAATCTGGTTCAGCCGGTGACCACGGGTGCGGATTCGGCCGAGGTGATGCGGTTTCTGGATCTGCTGGAGCGGGCGCCACTGTTGGATCGCCTGCCGCCGCACGACATCCGCCGGCGGAATCTGACCATGGGCGACTTCGGCCTGGCGCCGCCTGCCGGCCGCGTGGTTGTCCAGGGACCCCAGTTCCGGGCCGAGGCCGCCTTCGGCGCGCCAACCCCATCGGGTCACGAGGTGTATGCGGTCGTGGATCGCTCCGGAGACGTGGTGTGCGTGACCGATCGCCGGATATTCAACGCATTTCCCTCCTCGCTTGAGCACTGGCGCGACCGCACGCTGCTTCGAAAGCCTTTCGGAAAGGTGACGGCGCTGGAGGTCCGCCGGCCGGGGGTTCCTTACATCAAGGTGGTGCGCGAGGGCGATCTGTGGCAGCTCGTGCAGCCGCTTTCCGGGCGGGCCGCGAACCGGGCAGTGGAGGATGCGATCGAGGCGCTGCAGGCCGTCCGGATCGAGCGGTTCATCCTGGCGGAGGGGGAAACAAACGGCCTCGATCGGGCATCGGGTGTCCTGCGGTCGCGTCTGGTATTTTACGGACTCGACACGGAGACAGCGGTTCAGGTCCAGGTCTGGGAGAACGGCAACCCGGTCGGGGCGCGGATCCGTTTCGGGCGCGAAGTCGATGGAAATTCGGGGCTCGTGTACGCGCTGACACCCGATGACAACAGCATCGTGGCGGTGAGCAACACGGTCCTCACCAGCCTGCCGGCGGGTGTCGAGGCGATTCGCAGCCGGAGGCTGTTTGATCGGTCGCCGGCAGCCCTGCGCCGGCTGATCATACAGTATGCGGACGAGACGGTGGAACTGAATCGCCAGGCCTCAGGTCTCGCCGGACTCTGGCGGCTGAAGGCACCGGTGCAGGGCGAGGCCGACGGACCGACGGTCGAGGAGGTTGTGACCCGATTCCTGGCGCTCCAGGCGGAACGACTGGTGGATCCCGATGTGAACGCCGTGGCGATCACGAATGAGCCGCTCTGTCGGATGGAGTTTGCCTTCTCCGACGGATCCACCCAGCGCGTGTCGGTTGCGCAATCGGTTCGCGAGACCGGGTGTTACGATCTCACGCTTCCGCCGGTGCCGATGGTGTTTGTCGTGGCCGCGAGCAATCTGCCGCCGCAGATCATCGGCAGCGTGGGCGTGCTGGAACTGGTGGATCGGACCATTCTGGCGCTGCCCGTGCAAACCATCCGCCGGATTACGGTGAAGGGGCCGGGTCGGCAGGAGTTTGTTGAACGGAAGGGCGGCGATGGCGACGGGCAATGGGTCGCCGGAACCGGCACGGCCGATGCCGAGGCGTTGAAGACGTGGGCGGCGCTCGTGAGCCAGTGGCGGGCCGAAAGCGTGGTGCGGCTGGGCGCGGGGGCGCAGGATGTGGCGGCATTCGGCATGTCCGAGCCATGGATGGAGCTGACGGTGGATGTTGCATCCGATGAGGCGCTGCGGCGGAGTGTGCGTGTGGGCCGGGTCGCGGCGAACGGCGGACGCTATGTCAGCGTTCTCGGGCATGACGTCATTTACCAGATTGCATCCAATGTCGTGACGTTGCTGGAATCCCGCCTGACGCGCGAATAG
- a CDS encoding diaminopimelate epimerase, with protein sequence MKIAFTKMHGAGNDFIMIDDRQGLVPWQDHFLMAALAARRVGVGCEGIILIQPSDKADFRMRFLNPDGTEVEMCGNGSRCAAAFAHGIGAAGRAMTLETMCGLMDAELVPQGVKVWMPEPTRKHYAMVVQAAGRTFTGDFINTGVPHFVVQVDDLASVDILAWGRALRQHPAFDPEGTNVDFVVYRAPDRFAMRTYERGVEGESGACGTGAVACAVAAVERLGLTLPVYARTPTGYELIIGGDWRDRKCTGLTLTGPAREVYTGEIDLDGLEREME encoded by the coding sequence ATGAAGATTGCATTCACCAAGATGCACGGCGCGGGCAACGACTTCATCATGATCGACGACCGTCAGGGGCTGGTCCCCTGGCAGGATCATTTTCTGATGGCGGCCCTGGCCGCGCGACGGGTCGGCGTGGGCTGCGAGGGGATCATCCTGATCCAGCCTTCCGATAAGGCCGATTTTCGCATGCGGTTCCTCAACCCCGACGGAACCGAGGTGGAAATGTGCGGCAACGGCTCGCGCTGCGCGGCAGCCTTTGCTCACGGCATCGGCGCGGCGGGACGGGCCATGACCCTGGAGACGATGTGCGGGCTGATGGATGCGGAACTGGTGCCTCAGGGGGTGAAGGTCTGGATGCCTGAACCGACGCGGAAGCACTACGCGATGGTCGTGCAGGCGGCCGGCCGGACGTTTACAGGCGATTTTATTAACACCGGCGTCCCTCACTTCGTGGTGCAGGTCGACGACCTCGCATCGGTCGACATCCTCGCCTGGGGCCGCGCGCTGCGGCAGCACCCGGCGTTCGATCCCGAGGGGACGAATGTCGATTTTGTCGTGTACCGCGCGCCCGACCGTTTCGCCATGCGGACGTACGAACGGGGCGTCGAAGGGGAGTCGGGCGCGTGTGGCACGGGCGCCGTTGCCTGCGCGGTCGCGGCGGTCGAGCGGCTCGGGCTCACCCTGCCCGTTTACGCGCGCACCCCCACGGGCTACGAGTTGATCATCGGGGGGGATTGGCGGGATCGCAAATGCACGGGCCTGACCCTCACCGGACCGGCGCGGGAGGTCTACACCGGCGAGATCGATCTGGATGGGCTGGAGCGGGAGATGGAGTGA
- a CDS encoding DUF4445 domain-containing protein yields METQIRVTFHPQGRAVSVLRGTTILEAAARAGLVIETPCGGAGTCGKCRIRIMQGCGVPTATDERVFSPAELKDGWRLACRTVIVREMVITVPQASLFGDEHQILATSDSGAAPEILPGIRKIYVTLAPPTLTDDAPDLLRLEQAIGPFKATLRLIRHVSATLRANGFAGTAVLDDHTLIDFEAGDTHARCFGVAFDIGTTTLVGTLLNLCTGEKLATVSRMNPQVSFGDDVLSRIHQAASCGSGLDEMRLALTNEVAAMIDALGAGAAISRENIYAAAFAGNTTMEHILCGLNPAQLGETPFVPMHARGLLVPAGELGIPIHHGARAYLFPIIGGFVGGDTVAGMLATRIDRHEETALLVDIGTNGELVLSHHGVFYAASTAAGPAFEGARIACGMRGTHGAIEKVVFDDDVRLEVIGNVAPTGLCGSGLIDLIAELLACGIITPEGQMLAPDELPASLPPALARRVESDEDGTVRFVLSEAGAGCGSSPVALTQRDVREVQLGSGAVRAGIILLMRQAGLDVSDLGIVLIAGGFGNFIRRSSAQRIGLLPGGIAHTRIRYVGNVSLAGAQAALLSGDARRLGEDLARRITHVELSTMEGFQDVFADAMVFPRSY; encoded by the coding sequence ATGGAGACTCAAATACGAGTGACGTTCCATCCGCAGGGTCGGGCGGTGTCGGTCTTGCGCGGGACGACGATTCTGGAGGCCGCCGCCCGTGCCGGGCTGGTGATCGAGACGCCGTGCGGCGGCGCCGGCACCTGCGGCAAATGCCGGATCCGGATCATGCAGGGATGCGGCGTGCCGACGGCGACCGACGAGCGGGTGTTTTCCCCTGCGGAATTAAAGGATGGCTGGCGGCTGGCGTGCCGCACAGTGATCGTCCGCGAGATGGTGATCACCGTTCCGCAAGCATCCCTGTTCGGCGACGAGCACCAAATCCTGGCGACGTCCGATTCCGGCGCGGCGCCTGAGATCCTCCCCGGAATCCGCAAGATTTATGTGACGCTGGCTCCGCCGACGCTGACCGACGATGCGCCGGATCTGCTCCGTCTGGAACAGGCGATCGGCCCGTTCAAGGCCACACTGCGGCTGATTCGCCACGTGTCCGCCACGCTGCGCGCGAACGGGTTTGCAGGCACCGCGGTTCTCGACGATCACACCCTGATTGACTTCGAGGCCGGGGACACGCACGCGCGCTGTTTCGGCGTGGCCTTCGACATCGGCACGACGACCCTGGTCGGCACGCTGCTCAATTTGTGCACCGGCGAAAAGCTCGCAACCGTCTCGCGCATGAATCCGCAGGTCAGTTTCGGAGACGACGTGCTGTCGCGCATCCATCAGGCTGCATCCTGCGGAAGCGGCCTCGACGAGATGCGGCTGGCGCTGACAAACGAGGTGGCGGCCATGATTGATGCGCTGGGCGCGGGCGCGGCCATTTCCCGTGAAAACATTTACGCGGCGGCTTTTGCCGGCAACACGACCATGGAGCACATTCTGTGCGGACTCAATCCGGCGCAACTCGGGGAGACGCCATTCGTGCCGATGCACGCGCGGGGGTTGCTCGTTCCCGCAGGCGAGCTGGGCATCCCCATCCATCACGGCGCGCGGGCGTATCTCTTCCCCATCATCGGCGGATTCGTGGGCGGCGATACGGTCGCCGGCATGCTGGCGACCCGGATTGACCGGCATGAAGAGACCGCGCTTCTGGTGGACATCGGCACCAACGGTGAGCTTGTTCTGTCGCACCACGGCGTCTTCTACGCCGCCTCGACGGCGGCCGGCCCCGCCTTTGAAGGCGCCCGCATCGCCTGCGGCATGCGGGGCACGCACGGCGCAATCGAGAAGGTGGTGTTTGACGATGACGTGCGGCTGGAGGTCATCGGCAACGTCGCGCCCACGGGCCTCTGCGGCAGCGGGCTGATCGATCTGATCGCCGAGCTGCTCGCCTGCGGCATCATCACTCCGGAAGGACAGATGCTGGCGCCGGACGAGCTGCCGGCCTCGCTGCCGCCCGCGCTGGCCAGGCGGGTGGAGTCGGACGAAGACGGCACCGTCCGCTTTGTCCTGTCCGAGGCGGGAGCGGGATGCGGGTCTTCCCCTGTGGCGCTCACCCAGCGCGACGTTCGAGAAGTGCAACTCGGGAGCGGGGCGGTGCGCGCGGGCATCATCCTGCTCATGCGGCAGGCCGGGCTGGACGTGTCGGACCTCGGCATCGTGCTGATCGCCGGCGGTTTCGGCAACTTCATCCGGCGTAGCAGCGCGCAGCGCATCGGCCTGTTGCCCGGGGGGATCGCCCACACGCGGATTCGTTACGTGGGCAACGTGTCGCTGGCCGGAGCCCAGGCCGCGTTGCTGTCGGGAGATGCGCGGCGCCTCGGTGAAGACCTGGCGCGGCGCATCACGCATGTGGAGCTCTCCACGATGGAGGGTTTTCAGGACGTTTTTGCGGACGCGATGGTTTTTCCAAGGAGTTATTGA
- a CDS encoding transporter — protein sequence MIAARPTGITQAMAALLLAGFMTASVLAGEPHYVNGVEGLKGATLPPPGLYGRIYGVYYQADQLKGNSGNTLPIDFDLQVYALVPRLIWVTPFQILGADYFADISVPFIRTDLSIGAAKIDAEKTGMGDICVEPVGLAWHGARYDAALAAGVYLPVGEYDKNDPASPGKDMWTTMGTAGATLYADDAKTWSASILARYEVHSQQKDEHYTPGDDFHFEWGLGKTLNKTLDVGLTGYCYWQVTSDSGPGAQTGKSRVFAAGPEVSLFMPSLLTFLSGRVLWEFGAENNTEGMLGALTLTKIF from the coding sequence ATGATAGCCGCACGTCCAACGGGGATCACTCAGGCGATGGCAGCCCTGCTGCTGGCCGGTTTCATGACCGCATCCGTTCTGGCCGGGGAGCCGCATTATGTGAATGGCGTGGAAGGCCTCAAGGGGGCGACGTTGCCGCCTCCGGGGCTGTATGGACGCATCTATGGCGTCTATTATCAAGCCGATCAACTCAAGGGAAACAGCGGCAACACGTTGCCCATTGACTTCGATCTCCAGGTGTATGCCCTGGTGCCGCGGTTGATCTGGGTCACCCCGTTTCAGATTCTGGGTGCCGATTATTTCGCCGACATCAGTGTTCCGTTCATCCGGACGGATTTGTCGATCGGCGCGGCGAAAATCGATGCCGAAAAGACCGGAATGGGTGACATCTGTGTCGAGCCGGTGGGCCTGGCCTGGCATGGCGCCCGCTACGATGCCGCGTTGGCGGCAGGCGTTTATCTGCCCGTGGGCGAGTATGACAAGAATGATCCGGCTTCGCCCGGCAAAGATATGTGGACGACCATGGGAACGGCAGGCGCAACGCTCTATGCCGATGACGCGAAAACCTGGTCGGCCTCCATTCTGGCGCGCTATGAAGTCCATTCCCAGCAGAAGGACGAGCACTACACGCCCGGTGATGACTTTCACTTTGAGTGGGGGCTGGGCAAGACCCTGAACAAGACCCTGGACGTGGGCCTGACCGGCTACTGCTATTGGCAGGTCACGAGCGACTCGGGCCCGGGCGCTCAAACCGGCAAGTCACGGGTCTTTGCCGCCGGACCCGAAGTCAGCCTCTTCATGCCCTCTCTTCTCACCTTTCTCTCCGGTCGTGTGCTGTGGGAGTTTGGCGCTGAAAACAACACCGAGGGCATGCTGGGCGCCCTCACCCTGACCAAGATATTCTGA
- the larC gene encoding nickel pincer cofactor biosynthesis protein LarC → MRVIRFDPLGGASGDMILGALAGIGADLHGIFQELSAQLPDPVGVVVSPADSHGLHGLRASVSTESTAHDRWVDVSPHAGAEHGGGHHHHPEHRTLADVANLLGGRHPLALRVFERLAEAEGRVHGRAPSAVHFHEVGALDAIADIAGACLALRQLGVDGVSVGPLPCGTGTLTCAHGIMPNPAPATLLLLEGLETVQTDEPSELVTPTAAALFTTWTRELTPPPPRLRVIRSAFGFGRRTLVGRPNALRATLLETEAAGSTPDASGTESELCVLEANLDDCNPQWVGDLIARALAAGACDAWATPATFKKARPGIVFSVLAPGGLIAAIERLVFTATTTFGVRRYPVSRSILDRRFETASTPWGAVRVKIGSRDGQDLVRTPEYEDCARLADTAGITPRQVYEAAARLVTSA, encoded by the coding sequence ATGCGCGTGATTCGTTTCGACCCCCTCGGCGGCGCTTCGGGCGACATGATCCTCGGCGCGCTCGCCGGGATCGGCGCCGACCTGCATGGCATCTTCCAGGAGCTGTCCGCCCAGCTTCCGGATCCCGTCGGGGTGGTCGTCTCACCGGCCGATTCCCACGGCCTCCACGGCCTCCGGGCGTCGGTCTCCACCGAATCCACCGCGCATGACCGGTGGGTGGACGTCTCGCCCCACGCCGGCGCTGAGCACGGCGGGGGTCACCATCACCACCCCGAACACCGGACGTTGGCCGACGTGGCGAACCTCCTCGGCGGGCGGCATCCGCTCGCGCTGCGCGTGTTCGAGCGCCTGGCCGAAGCCGAGGGGCGCGTTCACGGCCGAGCCCCAAGCGCCGTTCATTTCCACGAGGTGGGCGCGCTCGATGCAATCGCCGACATCGCCGGCGCCTGTCTCGCCCTGCGTCAACTCGGGGTTGACGGCGTGTCGGTGGGTCCCCTCCCCTGCGGCACCGGAACGCTCACCTGCGCCCACGGCATCATGCCCAACCCCGCGCCGGCCACCCTGCTGTTGCTCGAAGGCCTGGAAACCGTTCAGACCGATGAGCCGTCCGAGCTGGTCACTCCCACCGCCGCCGCCCTATTTACAACCTGGACGCGCGAACTGACCCCTCCCCCGCCCCGCCTGCGGGTGATCCGCAGCGCGTTCGGGTTTGGCCGGCGCACCCTCGTCGGCCGTCCCAACGCCCTGCGCGCCACGTTGCTGGAAACCGAGGCGGCTGGATCAACCCCCGATGCGTCCGGGACGGAATCCGAACTCTGCGTCCTGGAGGCGAACCTCGACGACTGCAACCCGCAATGGGTGGGCGACCTGATCGCGCGCGCCTTGGCTGCTGGCGCTTGCGACGCGTGGGCGACCCCGGCCACGTTCAAGAAGGCGAGGCCCGGAATCGTTTTCTCCGTCCTGGCGCCCGGCGGACTGATCGCCGCGATCGAGCGGCTTGTCTTCACGGCCACCACCACATTCGGCGTGCGTCGTTATCCGGTTTCCCGCTCCATCCTCGACCGCCGTTTTGAGACGGCCTCGACGCCCTGGGGGGCGGTGCGGGTCAAGATCGGCTCGCGTGACGGTCAGGATCTGGTGCGGACGCCGGAATACGAGGACTGCGCCCGTTTGGCGGACACCGCCGGAATCACACCCCGGCAGGTTTACGAAGCAGCGGCGCGGTTGGTGACATCGGCGTAA
- a CDS encoding 16S rRNA (uracil(1498)-N(3))-methyltransferase, whose amino-acid sequence MNRIVVEPEEIHNGRVELSDNRADHIRNVLGATVGQALKVGVADGKLGLGEVVRCDASGVELALTLEGEGPEPWCDLILAMPRPRVLKRLWAQVAALGVGRLFLIHAARVEACYFGSHWLRPAAYRPLLIEGLMQAGTTRVPHVFIEPKLKRFADLRLPAIAAGAVCFIAHPDAAPTDETGWPMVAEGRRPVIAVGPEGGWMDDEVALFESHGFRRLSLGRRILRTDTACVALLATLGRLFDGQTAKGCVTPMSPTAPLLRKPAGV is encoded by the coding sequence ATGAATCGGATCGTGGTGGAACCCGAGGAGATTCATAACGGCCGCGTCGAGTTGAGTGACAACCGCGCCGACCATATCAGGAACGTGCTGGGCGCGACCGTGGGACAGGCGTTGAAGGTCGGCGTTGCCGACGGCAAGCTCGGTCTCGGCGAGGTCGTCCGCTGCGACGCATCCGGTGTTGAATTGGCGCTGACGCTGGAAGGCGAAGGCCCCGAGCCCTGGTGTGACCTGATCTTGGCGATGCCGCGTCCGCGCGTCCTGAAACGCTTGTGGGCGCAAGTTGCAGCTCTGGGCGTCGGCCGGTTGTTTTTGATCCACGCGGCTCGGGTCGAGGCCTGCTATTTCGGCAGCCATTGGCTGCGCCCGGCAGCGTACCGTCCGCTGCTCATCGAGGGATTGATGCAGGCCGGGACGACCCGGGTTCCGCACGTCTTTATCGAGCCGAAGCTGAAGCGCTTCGCCGACTTGCGGCTGCCCGCGATCGCGGCGGGAGCGGTTTGTTTTATTGCCCACCCGGATGCCGCGCCGACGGACGAAACAGGTTGGCCGATGGTCGCGGAGGGGCGCCGCCCGGTGATCGCGGTCGGCCCCGAAGGCGGCTGGATGGATGACGAAGTGGCCCTGTTTGAGTCGCACGGCTTCCGGCGGCTCTCTCTGGGACGCAGAATCCTCCGCACCGATACGGCATGCGTGGCGTTGCTGGCGACGCTGGGACGGCTGTTTGACGGCCAGACAGCAAAGGGGTGTGTTACGCCGATGTCACCAACCGCGCCGCTGCTTCGTAAACCTGCCGGGGTGTGA